A region of the Candidatus Eisenbacteria bacterium genome:
CGCCGCTCGGTGGTGCGCAAGAAGACCGCGGTGGCCACCGCCAGCAAGGGCCGGCCCGTGAAACGGGCTGCGGCACGCAAACCGAAGCGAGGCCGCCAGCGGTGAGCGAGCCCCGCGTCCTGCTGGCTGGTGCGACGCGCACTCCGATCGGCAACTTCGGCGGCGCGCTCGCGTCTTCTTCGGCCGCCGAGCTCGGGGGCCTGGCCGCGCGGGCGGCGCTCGAGCGTGCCGGGATCTCCGGCGAGGCCGTCGACGAAGCGATCGTCGGTCACGCGCGGCAGGCGGGTAACGGACCCAATGTCGCGCGCCAGATCGTCCGGCGCGCCGGCCTTCCCGACTCGGTGCCGGCCTTCACCATCCACAAGGCCTGCGCCTCGGGCATGCAGGCGGTGGTGAGCGGCGCCCAGAGCGTGAAGCTCGGCGACAGCCACGTCGTGCTGGCGGGAGGCACCGAGCACATGTCGAGCATTCCCTTCCTCGCCATGGATGTGCGCTGGGGAAAGAAGCTCGGCGACGAGCCGCTGGTGGACGCCATGTTTCGCGACGGCTACCTGTGCCCGCTCTGCGATCAGTTGATGGGCGAGACGGCCGAAACGCTGGCCACCGAGTTCAAGATCTCTCGTGAAGAGCAGGACCGTTATGCCATGGAGAG
Encoded here:
- a CDS encoding thiolase family protein, coding for MSEPRVLLAGATRTPIGNFGGALASSSAAELGGLAARAALERAGISGEAVDEAIVGHARQAGNGPNVARQIVRRAGLPDSVPAFTIHKACASGMQAVVSGAQSVKLGDSHVVLAGGTEHMSSIPFLAMDVRWGKKLGDEPLVDAMFRDGYLCPLCDQLMGETAETLATEFKISREEQDRYAMESNRRAARAWDEGRFTKEVVSVTVGTGRKAATIERDEHFRSDSTFEEMAKLRPVFRKDGTITAANASAITDGAAAMVVLSEEAAKRLGVEPQAALIGYASVAIDPARMGISPVPATRKLLEKHRLTLDQIDVVELNEAFAAQVLSCDRELRFDRERLNVNGGAISLGHPTGMSGNR